One Natator depressus isolate rNatDep1 chromosome 13, rNatDep2.hap1, whole genome shotgun sequence genomic region harbors:
- the LOC141997456 gene encoding olfactory receptor 5V1-like, with product MEAKNQTTEFVMVGFSVHPELQNLLFMVTFIMYMVSLLGNILISATVWLDPALHTSMYYFISNLSLVDICYTTVTVPKMLENLLSQDRTISFTGCAAQLYFLLSLGTTECCLLAAMAYDRILAICNPLRYVVLMNKSLCVQLLAGAWVSGLLLSLGQTSFVLTLPFCGDNRINHFFCDIPPLLTLACGDTARNEIAVFVAGMLIALIPSLLILGSYIHIISTILKITSAQGRHKAFSTCSSHLIVITLFYGSASAMYLRPRSSYAPESDKFLALLYSVVTPTLNPIIYSLRSRDINRALRRVITSNIFLLKM from the coding sequence ATGGAAGCTAAAAACCAAACTACAGAGTTTGTGATGGTGGGGTTTTCTGTTCATCCAGAGCTTCAGAACTTGCTCTTTATGGTGACTTTCATCATGTACATGGTGTCGTTGTTGGGGAATATCCTCATCAGTGCCACAGTTTGGCTTGACCCAGCTCTTCACACCTCCATGTACTATTTCATCTCCAACCTGTCCTTGGTTGACATCTGCTACACCACAGTCACTGTCCCCAAGATGCTGGAGAACCTGCTTTCTCAGGACAGAACGATCTCTTTCACAGGCTGTGCTGCCCAATTGTACTTCCTTCTTTCTCTAGGGACCACCGAATGCTGCCTCCTTGCTGCCATGGCGTATGACCGCATCTTGGCCATCTGTAACCCTCTGCGGTACGTGGTCCTCATGAACAAGAGCCTGTGTGTCCAGCTGTTGGCTGGCGCCTGGGTCAGCGGTTTGCTGCTCTCTTTGGGTCAGACCTCATTCGTCCTCACCCTGCCCTTTTGTGGGGACAACCGGatcaaccatttcttctgtgacattCCTCCCCTCTTGACCCTGGCCTGCGGAGACACCGCCAGGAACGAAATTGCCGTCTTTGTAGCTGGAATGTTAATCGCGCTGATCCCTTCTTTGTTGATCCTGGGGTCCTATATCCACATCATCTCCACCATCCTGAAGATCACATCGGCCCAGGGCAGAcacaaagccttctccacctgctcctctcacctcatAGTCATCACTCTGTTCTACGGCTCTGCCAGCGCCATGTACCTGCGCCCCAGGTCCAGCTATGCCCCGGAGAGTGACAAATTCCTGGCCCTGCTCTACTCTGTTGTGACACCCACATTAAACCCCATTATCTACAGCCTGAGAAGCAGAGATATCAATAGAGCCCTGAGGAGGGTCATAACCTCAAATATATTTCTTCTCAAGATGTGA